From Virgibacillus ihumii, the proteins below share one genomic window:
- a CDS encoding bifunctional folylpolyglutamate synthase/dihydrofolate synthase, with translation MFKDIQQVEDFFDKRRMYGMKPGLDRIRKLLHMLGNPQHEVKAIHVAGTNGKGSTVYYLKNALTANGYNVGMFTSPSLEGITGHIIKNDATLPEADFLYIMNNILPFIEKLDQEQNHPTEFEIITVAAFVYFAENVEIALIEAGMGGRMDTTNCFIPMLSVITNVEEDHMAFLGNTKSSIAYHKAGIIKEAKPVIVGEMDMEAMEVIQKEAIDKKAPVYQFLRDFHYLIKEKSNSSTTFEWFSDSKFRLRVTLNMDGKHQVKNASLVIMALILLEEIGYELDWQKCLYGITRTVIPGRYEHIHSSMVLDGAHNPAGVKAFIRTLSKDDTVNKHLIFAAFRDKELDKMLGLLCGYFTSVTLTTFDHPRAASCNELLTAAPQGNIKVMKDWKEAVDFIPESVSGSCWYVTGSLKFIANVRNYVQYKRKHRPKERYI, from the coding sequence ATGTTCAAGGACATTCAGCAGGTAGAGGATTTTTTTGATAAAAGAAGAATGTACGGTATGAAACCGGGATTGGACCGCATACGAAAATTACTTCATATGTTGGGCAATCCGCAGCATGAAGTAAAGGCCATTCATGTCGCTGGTACGAATGGCAAGGGTTCAACAGTGTACTATTTAAAAAATGCGTTAACTGCTAATGGATATAATGTCGGTATGTTCACTTCCCCAAGCCTGGAAGGAATAACCGGTCATATTATCAAAAATGATGCGACACTTCCGGAAGCTGATTTTCTCTATATCATGAATAACATACTTCCGTTTATTGAAAAACTGGATCAGGAACAAAATCATCCAACCGAATTTGAGATTATCACAGTGGCAGCATTCGTTTATTTTGCGGAAAATGTTGAAATCGCACTGATTGAAGCGGGGATGGGCGGCAGAATGGACACGACAAATTGTTTCATCCCAATGCTATCGGTTATAACAAATGTCGAAGAAGATCACATGGCATTCCTTGGCAATACGAAAAGTTCCATTGCCTATCATAAGGCAGGGATTATTAAGGAAGCTAAACCGGTAATTGTCGGTGAGATGGATATGGAGGCTATGGAAGTAATCCAAAAAGAAGCCATTGATAAAAAGGCACCGGTATACCAGTTTTTGCGGGACTTTCACTATTTGATCAAGGAAAAAAGTAATTCCAGCACAACATTCGAATGGTTTTCCGACAGTAAATTCAGATTGCGTGTAACGTTAAACATGGATGGCAAGCATCAGGTGAAAAATGCATCACTTGTCATTATGGCGCTGATCTTGCTTGAGGAAATCGGATATGAGTTGGATTGGCAAAAATGTCTGTATGGAATTACCCGGACAGTGATTCCAGGGAGATACGAGCATATCCATTCATCGATGGTGCTGGATGGCGCACATAATCCGGCAGGGGTAAAAGCTTTTATTCGAACACTTTCGAAGGACGATACGGTGAACAAACATCTGATTTTTGCAGCGTTCCGTGATAAGGAATTGGACAAAATGCTCGGACTGCTCTGCGGTTATTTTACATCGGTGACATTAACCACTTTTGATCATCCAAGGGCAGCTTCTTGTAATGAACTGTTGACTGCTGCTCCCCAAGGCAATATAAAAGTGATGAAGGATTGGAAGGAAGCTGTTGACTTTATACCGGAGTCGGTTTCTGGTTCCTGCTGGTATGTGACTGGGTCATTGAAATTCATTGCCAATGTTCGAAATTATGTACAGTACAAGCGGAAACATCGGCCAAAAGAGCGCTACATTTAA
- a CDS encoding ATP-grasp domain-containing protein: MKSKGWLIYRKQDAKQNNSFIRWFIEEAQKQELSLQLIMREEITTGIIHNKQTILIGNKPVHLPNFAVVRTIDPMLSIFLEALGVKVHNSAAISEICNDKALTHFHLNKLAIPMTDTIFLKKGMKLPEDGPAIPYPIVLKEVDGRGGQQVYMIQNRREWETSLSAVTSNDMIVQSTDSIQSGKDVRVFVVGKEIVGAVLRASSTDFRSNYKLGGSASWYPLHNNERNMIQSIIRYFDFGMVGIDFLVTIDGSLLFNEIEDVVGSRTLSAVSDVNILEKYVSLIKSTV; the protein is encoded by the coding sequence ATGAAATCAAAAGGGTGGCTGATTTACCGGAAACAGGATGCTAAACAGAATAACTCGTTTATCCGGTGGTTTATCGAAGAAGCACAAAAACAGGAATTATCCCTGCAATTAATCATGAGGGAAGAAATTACCACTGGAATAATCCATAACAAACAAACGATTTTAATCGGTAATAAACCGGTCCATCTTCCCAATTTTGCCGTGGTACGGACAATTGACCCGATGCTCAGCATATTTCTGGAAGCACTGGGAGTAAAAGTTCATAATTCCGCTGCCATTTCGGAAATATGCAACGATAAGGCACTTACCCATTTCCACCTTAATAAGCTTGCTATTCCAATGACAGATACCATCTTTCTTAAAAAAGGAATGAAACTGCCCGAGGATGGGCCTGCTATTCCCTATCCAATTGTTTTAAAAGAGGTTGACGGACGTGGCGGTCAGCAAGTATATATGATTCAAAATAGACGGGAATGGGAGACTAGTTTATCGGCTGTTACATCAAACGACATGATTGTTCAATCAACCGATTCCATTCAATCCGGCAAAGATGTCCGGGTTTTTGTAGTCGGAAAAGAAATTGTCGGTGCCGTATTGCGGGCAAGTTCTACAGATTTTCGTTCCAACTACAAGTTGGGCGGTTCCGCTTCATGGTACCCATTACATAATAATGAACGAAACATGATTCAATCGATTATCCGATACTTTGATTTCGGAATGGTGGGAATTGATTTTTTGGTCACCATTGATGGCAGTCTATTGTTCAACGAAATAGAGGATGTAGTTGGATCCCGGACATTGAGTGCTGTAAGTGATGTTAATATTTTGGAAAAGTATGTTTCCCTTATTAAAAGTACAGTTTGA
- a CDS encoding ATP-grasp domain-containing protein: MNPKGWIIYNGYLPGNKFLDFAEWIQAAALHRNVQTKIIKNNQLLTYLTNNSLDIIRDSTITLPDFVIFTDKDIYLARQLELMGVRVFNNSRTIEISDDKIASYQTIAAHKLPIPKTIVSPKMFAPSVAFDPGDYQEAINELGFPMVIKEAFGSFGEQVYLVHNKQEMHTKLSELQGKPFVLQEFVSTSYGRDIRLHVTGEKVVAAMTRHAQNDFRANVTAGGKMQTHQPTTDEKNLAIAAAQAIGADFAGVDLLFGPNESPLICEINSNAHIRNIYDCTGVNVAESMIDHVLACIESGGSL, from the coding sequence ATGAACCCAAAGGGATGGATTATTTATAACGGTTATTTACCGGGAAATAAATTTCTTGATTTTGCTGAATGGATTCAGGCAGCAGCATTACATCGGAATGTTCAAACAAAAATCATCAAAAATAACCAATTATTGACCTATTTAACGAACAATTCACTCGATATCATCCGGGATTCGACCATAACATTACCTGATTTTGTCATTTTCACGGATAAAGATATCTATCTGGCACGACAACTTGAACTAATGGGTGTCCGTGTCTTTAACAATTCACGGACAATTGAAATCAGTGATGATAAAATCGCTTCATATCAAACAATCGCAGCCCATAAACTCCCGATACCCAAAACGATTGTATCACCGAAAATGTTTGCACCATCAGTAGCTTTTGATCCAGGTGACTATCAAGAAGCAATAAATGAATTAGGATTTCCCATGGTCATTAAGGAAGCCTTTGGATCATTCGGAGAACAGGTTTACCTCGTACATAATAAACAGGAAATGCATACGAAATTATCCGAACTGCAAGGTAAACCGTTCGTTTTGCAGGAGTTTGTTTCAACCAGTTACGGCAGAGACATCCGCCTTCATGTTACCGGTGAAAAAGTTGTTGCTGCAATGACCAGACATGCACAAAATGATTTTCGTGCCAATGTAACTGCAGGCGGGAAGATGCAAACCCATCAACCGACAACCGATGAAAAAAATCTGGCAATTGCAGCCGCACAAGCAATTGGTGCAGACTTTGCCGGAGTCGACTTACTTTTCGGGCCAAATGAAAGTCCACTTATTTGTGAAATAAATTCAAATGCCCACATACGTAATATTTATGATTGTACTGGGGTCAATGTTGCAGAGTCTATGATAGATCATGTGCTGGCATGTATTGAAAGCGGCGGTAGCCTATGA
- a CDS encoding SPOR domain-containing protein, translating into MGKDKPIVIWMNGKKTRIARKDDSAENQTDGQLHKKYAAAASEDSNDSDQIPALVRRHSPGNGHFFQPKNKLKAFKPLLIAIFAALLIGTGMGIFMLNMFVDIDNSLAQQNEGISMSGLEAEDENNEQESANTAGTVGAIEPISAYVLQAGVFSDEKNAREMADTFMEAGYAAMIWQKDSKYYVFSGIANSESQGEQLAQELKTQGFEVYVKEWTTDGFEIKMTESTADWLQKYRQQWKASVDTLSTGQAVSAAKWNDLIASSPKNGTVVSEFAGQSGEKLDSLSDSFWKGHIAMLRLWKGLSSLSQ; encoded by the coding sequence TTGGGTAAAGACAAACCAATAGTCATATGGATGAATGGAAAGAAAACACGAATTGCACGTAAAGACGATTCTGCAGAAAACCAAACAGACGGACAACTCCACAAAAAATATGCTGCAGCGGCTTCCGAGGATTCAAATGATTCAGATCAAATTCCTGCTCTTGTACGTCGGCACAGTCCGGGAAACGGTCATTTCTTTCAGCCCAAAAATAAGCTCAAGGCATTTAAACCTTTGCTTATTGCTATATTTGCGGCATTGTTAATAGGAACTGGGATGGGAATATTTATGCTGAATATGTTTGTTGATATTGACAACAGTTTGGCACAGCAAAACGAAGGCATTTCAATGTCCGGTCTGGAAGCAGAGGATGAAAATAACGAACAAGAAAGTGCAAATACTGCCGGTACAGTTGGGGCGATTGAGCCAATTAGTGCCTATGTGCTGCAGGCTGGTGTGTTTAGTGACGAGAAGAACGCTCGTGAAATGGCTGATACATTCATGGAAGCGGGATATGCCGCAATGATCTGGCAAAAGGATAGCAAATACTATGTGTTTTCAGGGATTGCAAACTCCGAAAGTCAGGGCGAGCAGCTTGCTCAAGAATTGAAGACACAGGGTTTTGAAGTATATGTGAAAGAATGGACTACTGATGGGTTTGAAATCAAAATGACTGAATCCACTGCTGATTGGCTGCAAAAGTACCGCCAACAATGGAAGGCTTCTGTTGATACGTTGAGTACGGGGCAAGCTGTATCAGCAGCCAAGTGGAATGATCTGATTGCATCCAGCCCGAAAAATGGAACTGTTGTAAGTGAGTTTGCGGGTCAGTCAGGAGAGAAACTTGATTCATTATCGGACAGTTTCTGGAAAGGGCATATTGCAATGCTGCGACTGTGGAAAGGGCTCTCCTCCTTGTCACAATAA